The genomic segment TCCGAAGAGAGTTTGGTGATGATGAAGCCCAGGTTAAACTGACCGATAATCTCCATTTCTTTGAACATGTCTTTACTGGAGGAATAAGAAAGATTATTTTACTGATATGAAAATTCAATTCCGGTGAGTTTAATCAGAATGATTAAAGTAGGAGTATAATAAAATATCACCTTATCTCCTTTTTGAGCTCTTCCTCTGCACTTTGGTTTTCTCCAGGGTTGATCTTGGCCCTGAAGCGTCGATAGCAAAGCttcccactttctctctctttgtgctgATCGTGTAACTGTCTCATCTTCTCTGCAAGCTCTTGTAGAGAAAACTGGAGAAGCACTTTCCTCCTCTGTAAACAGACTGGAGCATCCACTACCAATGAAAATGGCTCCTCAGAACTGTTTGAAAAAGTCTTAGGTTTGTCCTTTGTAGAGAAATTTGGATTCTCTTTCCTGGCCCTCTTAGCATTAGGGCTGATAGTCTCATCCTCTGTGTATGTGCTTGGCTCTGGCTTTAACTCTGAGTCTTCAGGAACAGTGTGACTATTGTCTGATGTTTCTTCAAAGGTTTCATTTTCTACACTTGGGCTGCTAACTGTTGGTTCATGAGAACTGAGCTCCAGACCAGAACAATAACTATCTGATGTATTTAAGTCACAACTAGATGCAGCACTGTCTTTTTCATTGTCTGTATCACTGCACATTTTTCCATACCTAAAACCATCTAGCACAGACTTTCCCACTGGGGGGCATGTGGCTAAATCTCTTGTGGGTTTCAGAGGACATTTTACACTTGCTGTGGAAGTAGGAGGCTTTACAGAACCCTTAAAAAATAACTGCAGCGTTTTCTGTGTTGGGCCACTGTTGGCCAATCCTGACTTGCTCTGAGAATTGGAACTGCGTTGGCTTGAAAAAGCAGCTTTCAGGCCAGCCAGGTTCAGGGAGGACTTTGGGCTCTGAATCACTGGTTTCACATCCTCTCCAGGCTTACTGTCATCAGATGAGAAGACCTGAGACAGGTCACATGCAGATGTTGTATCTAGAGATAAGTaacaaactgtcaaaataaaagccacttTAAACACTTTCCCATAGCTACACAGAATTATTCCCAAAACCTGTGTTATATTAATCTGCTTTAACATGTACtgcaatatatacagtaatgcTAACAGGCTAAATATAAAGGTATCTTCTTACTGGTGCTGGAAATGGGTGTATAGTTGAGACTGATCTTATTGACACCAGCCTCATACATATTGATGAGAGAAGTCTTTAGAATAGCCAGCAAGAGTTTCTCCTCTTGCAGGAAGATCTGTCGTTTGTCTGGGGTTACGTTCACATCTACACACTCTGAAATAACGCCACAAAACAGTCATTTagtacacaaaaacaacagtgggTTTCAGAGATAGCTTgagtttgattaattgtttattttgtttaattttctttaccTGATGCAACAGTTATGTTCAAGGCAACGAATGGATACTGATGTCTGTTATACATATGATACACTTCATTCACAAGTTTTGTCACCTGCAATTTGGAAACAACCAGATGTCAACCAATGACCATTCACCATGACATTGTAGGATAAATCTACTGATAATTACCTTAAGAGGATCACATGGCCGGTTGTTAATGAAAAAGAACTGTCTGTCCGTGGCGCTTCTCCCAACACCATGGTCTCCTCGAGACACAAATCCCGTGATGCTGCCAGAACAcagttttcagtaaaaacaaaaaaaaaacattaacaacttTACCTAGATGAACTGCAATGATGCCACTCACGTAAAAAGCTGTTTGGGAAGATCTGCATCCTTGAGTCCATATTCTTcaataatattttctgtagGTGATACTTGTTGAAATGGCAGAAGACTTTGTATCTGCAGAAAAGACATCAAACAGACATCGAACCAAAACAGTCAATTTAAATTGAACAGCAGTGTAATTTTTAAGGATTGATGGACTTACAAATCCCAAACTCTACAATAAACATCAGCTAGAATCAAAAATATAAGGCTCAATTAGGTTGTTCCACAGCAGTGATATGTTCAGACTGTTCTGAAGATTGTAAGTAAACTATGTGGTCAGTTCAATGTGTCAACCTGTTTTGGGCCAAATATGGCTCCTATGTTGTCTCTCATACTCTGGCTGCCACTGGTGCTGAGGACTGTGCTGCGCTTCCCTTGCCCATTTTGGTTGGAGCAGGTAATGCGCACTCCTGTAGAGATGATACAGTAGGACTGCAAGACATGTACCATTTTGCTGTACTCCTGAAAATAAAGAACAATGCAGCATTTGATATAAAGGGTGAAACGCTTGTACCAAAATTAATTTTTGcatatattatacagtatatgtatttaAACAGTATCAGAAGtaacaaaaactgaatgtgaTTTGTGGTCAGGCTGAAACCTGAAGAAACATCAGAATTTAATAAATGACCTTCTTTATATTGCGTTGGAACTCCTTGTGTCGAACAGGCAAGGTGtagaagagctgctgcagactgacTGTGGTGCCTTGCTGACGGGGATGGGGTGAGCGCTGCACAAGGTGACCTTTGTGATCAAACACCAGTTTGGTGCCCACCTGGCTGGACTCATGGCAAGTCACCACACTCAGGACACTGGGACAAAGAGTTGAAGGAAATTGATGAAAGCTGATGAGGCAACAAGcgatttaagttatttttaatttgtgtgcagataaaaactgtgtttaaccTTAGAGCACATAAAGAGCTGAGGGCTTCGCCTCTGAAACCGAAAGTTTCCACATGGATGAGATCAGAGAAATCCCTTAGCTTTGATGTGTGAtgcttcagtgctgcagaaCAGAGGGAGGTGGTTTGACTTTGAAGATGAGGTATAACTGGACAgaacacattttctgacatATTTGACACTTACTCAGTCCCTCAAAGTTGGCCTCTTCTACACCTTTACCATTGTCTGACACTTCCACTTGTTCAGCTCCACACTCCTTCAGCTTTACATCTGGAACATACGAACAAAAATGTTGTATGTTGTCATTAAGGCTAGATCAAGTCCCCAAAACAGAAAATCCAAACTcatattaaaactttttaatcTGCAGTTGAGTACATCTCATTTTACCAATGTTGGTGGCTCCTGCATCAATGCTGTTCTCCACCAGTTCCTTGACAGCAGTGGCTAAACTCAGCACCACCTGTCCTGAGCAGATTTGATGCACTGAGTGTTTGTCAATGGCCTTGATGGCTCCTGCTGGTTCGGTGGtgctgagaagaaaaaaaaaacgcccaagaaaaagatgaagaataAGAATAACCTTACCCTCTGTACTAATCAACAGGGCAATCTGATTGCACAAATAGCAAGAAAATGTCATGCTCGAGTAAAGTGGCTATATATTTAGTTATTGGGATGTAAATATATGACTATACAGATTATATGGCAGATTTTTTGAAATGTGGTGTGAGTTCAGTAAAACTGTACGACATCGGGAATGATTGTGTCTAACTTTAAATATGTGcgtaatatttatatttgcatgGTGCAAAACAATATATCTGACAGCAAGTACACTACTAAAAAGGATTGCAGCTAACTTACCATACATCAGACATATTGAAGGAATAAAAGGCTTCGGTAAGATTTCACAGTTTGAAATTGGGACTTCATCTGTAACAGAGAAAGGAAGATGCGATAGACACATGTCAGTGAAATCCCTGGACGTATTATTAGAAGGCGCACTCGCTTCACGGCTTCACATTGTAAACATAAAAGTGAAGCTATACCGCGCCAAGTGCGCAACGTCTTCATGAGCGTCACCCCTGCGCAATAACGCGCATTTCAACTATTAAAAGGAAGAACGTAAAGTTTTGAGTGTGTCAAAAGCAGCCtcccacaacaaacacaaacctaccttccatggaaaaaaaaaaaaaacccgcAAAACTAcattaactaaactaaagtacGTGAATAAGTATGAACCCGTTGCCTCTAAGTGTGTAGCATTTCATCACCAACGATCGGGAGTTCAGGGCTCGTGTGCGATTAGCTCATGTTGTAAAAAACGAATAAattgatatatacatatatttgatCAATTCAGCTGGGCCATGCTCGATGGTTTGAAGCAACATTGCCACTTTCCCACTTAATCATaacattcatgtttatttattttgccgTAATTGTTTCCTGTACCACTTAATTTTGAGGTCTCGTACATTGTGAGACGGTTCCCTCACTGGTGTGGCATCATGGCGGCCCGCTGACATGTTAGACCGAGTGCTACTTTTTACTCTGATGGATGAACTCGATGTAAATGTTTGAGAAGCTTTGATTTAACGAGTAGCTTAACTCGTCCTACTATGACGTTAGATATGGGTTAGCAGCGATCGGAGGGGAGTGTAAACATACGTACTTTCCTTATTTTGCCCTGTCTTTCCAATTGTTATTCATATAGACAATGTGTAGCTCAACATCCGACAACGGGCTCTGGCGGTCGGTGGAAAGTTCTGGCAGCGGCAGCAGCCTCTTGGTCCGCCGCCACCTCAGACCCACgctggtggaggtggagagcaACGTTAGCCTCCGGAGTTTAGCAACCGAGGAGGACGACGAAGTGCAGTTTgacagtgagtagcttctttTCTTGAGGCTAACTAGTTAAACGTTACCTAAAGTTGCTGTCTAACGTTATATTACCTCTGTATTAGCTAAAAATTGTTGTCCTGCCGTATTACTTGACTCATTTATACCATTGTGGCTAATAAAATCAATCACCATGCTAGTTTAGAAACAGGCAGGGGCGTAGCGTTAGTTAAAGAGCCGTGCCATGAGCACAGTAACGTGACTCTGATCCCCCTTTATTTCCATCCTCAGCTGTAAAGTTAGCTTGTGCTGAGTCCACTCTGCTATTAATTCACTCCACCTTTGACATCCTATCGTCTCTACATGTCTTGACTGTCAAGTTATGTGTGTGACCCATTGTCCTCTAGGAAAATGGATCATCCTCTTACTACTAGTGATatgatagtaataataatgacaagcagtatatttaaattgtttgaATGAGGTTAAAAGTAGtaattatttacaactgaaataTCCTAAGAAGATCAGTCAGTAAATCATAGCATAAGACTTTGAATTAGTCCACTGGGCTCCATCCAGCCTTTTCGCTATCCTCTGCAATGCTCTGCAGAGCGCTTCAGGTAATTGTTGTGTGATAGTGATGACATTAGGATGTAAGATAAAGGGTAATCTTCTGTTCAACAATTAGTTTTTGCATCAGATATAATTAGGACCTTTCGCTCTATACATATTGCAGTACAATGACACTAGACAACTTTGACACATAGCCCCCTCCTATTTCTTCTGGCACAGTCACTACAGTAGGTGGGGGAGACTGGTGTCCGCTGGACCAAGCAGATAAGCATTACTGTTACCCACGCCCCCTTATGTATAAACAAGATGAGCTTATTTTTTGCCTTGGTGGTGAACAGAATGATCATAATTACAGCTCTGGGAGCTTAATAAAGCCCTGGGAGTAACAGAAAAATGGACCTAGGAGACAAAAACATTGTTGAAATGATTGCAAAAGTAATTGAAGAAGGTAAGACAGTTGCCACTCTATTTGGATAAAGTTAATACATTAGTGTTTGATTTTATTGGAAGTTGAACAAAGTCGAATATAATCTAAACTGTGCCAGCTTGAGCCtgtaacaaataaaacttaacGAAGAAACGTGCCTAAAAAATGCTGCTTCCTTTTTCCCATTTGTAATTTCTCTTTGGTGCTCAGCTTCTGACACAGATAATAACTGTGAAGTGTTGATGGCTGGTAGACAGTACCCATCTGTCCAAGAGTTTGCTTCTGCGATCCCCAACCACCTCCTCCTGGGGTCTTTGCTAGAGCATCTGTGCTTTGTCTACGAGAGTAATCCAGCCCGCTCACGAATGCTTTTTAAAGGTAAGTACAGAGATGTTGTACTGGAATTGACAGCCATTGAAACTgtgtaaatatatgtttatCATTCTGTAACAACactatgtgttttttattttaattccaaATCCCGTACAAATTACACTATTGTTCCTCTGACAGTCATTGGGCAGCGTTTAGCAGCTATGAACCTCCTCTCACCATTGGCCATAAGTGATGAGTTCAGCACTGTCAGACTCCAGCACAACAGGGCCTTCACTGAGCTGCTTAATGCTGCCAGCTCCTCATTGTACCCACAGGTAACTGCACACATTCCCAGTATGTACACAACTTGGTTGGTACTTACATActatacatatactgtacatacatacaatGTATCAAGTACATACAACTGATTAATATGttgtcaggttttattttaatattataaataaaggGACGCCTGTGTTATTTGAATAAATGATGTGCAGTAAAGTGAGCAGCACATTCAGCTTGCAGATTTTTAAACAGGCTGTGCTTTTACAAGTTATTAACATAAAGGTTCTCTGCTtcagtgttcatttttttatatcttatCCTTATCTTATTTTACAGGGTCtcagctcaaacacacacaatcctgCTGTAAGGTAgggtgtatttttttttagatgtttttaatgatttcaaaggaaaatgtgaaacatgttttttttatcaatcCCATAGACCTCAGGAGGGACTGTTCCAAGCACAGACATCACGGTACCTTAGTGAGTTTGAGGAACTCTGTAGAGTTGGAAAGGGATCATATGGAAATGTTTTTAAGGTATTTTACTTCCTTCTACTCCACATTATTATCACCAAAGTCCTCTATAGAAGGACTTTAGGAGTTTAGTAAGGAGTTCAGTTTATAAACATTACCTTGTTATCTTTGACATTGTTTTGAAGGTTATGAACAAACTGGATGGACAATATTATGCTGTGAAGAAAATTCTCATTAAAAAAGTCTCCAAGGATGACTGTGTGAAGGTGAGCCATCAGCGCTTTGTTAATAGACCCTTATGAGCTCAAGTACAGACACGTAATATATAAtgctttcctttgttttttaacagaagACAGCTCTAACAGGGCAAAGAAATTTCTGTCTGggtttaatagtttttaaaattgaGAATCTAACATACTCTTACTGTaacaaatgatgttttttttgtttgttgtaggTTCTCAGGGAAGTCAAAGTGTTGTCTAGCTTGCAGCATGTAAATGTTGTGGGCTATCACACGGCATGGATGGAACATGTTCAGCCTGTGGCATGTGAGTGTTTAACTGCCTTCCTGTGACATGTTCCATGCAATAAATAATAGGAGGTAGTTACTCACAGACGTTGGTGAATGGtaaactttattattatcatggACACTTATCCATAAGACCAGGTTTATGTGCAAacagtttttgttgtctttttggCAGATCCTGAGTCTGTTCTACCTGCACTGGAGTTACCTGGGCAACAAGACAGGTGAATAAACATGAACGTCAGCCCAAATTACACCTATCTCATTAAACACTGACTGATGGCTTTTTGAAgcaatatacatatataaaattaCAAAGAACGTACATTAACAAAA from the Anabas testudineus chromosome 19, fAnaTes1.2, whole genome shotgun sequence genome contains:
- the pms2 gene encoding mismatch repair endonuclease PMS2, which produces MSDVCTTEPAGAIKAIDKHSVHQICSGQVVLSLATAVKELVENSIDAGATNIDVKLKECGAEQVEVSDNGKGVEEANFEGLTLKHHTSKLRDFSDLIHVETFGFRGEALSSLCALSVLSVVTCHESSQVGTKLVFDHKGHLVQRSPHPRQQGTTVSLQQLFYTLPVRHKEFQRNIKKEYSKMVHVLQSYCIISTGVRITCSNQNGQGKRSTVLSTSGSQSMRDNIGAIFGPKQIQSLLPFQQVSPTENIIEEYGLKDADLPKQLFTITGFVSRGDHGVGRSATDRQFFFINNRPCDPLKVTKLVNEVYHMYNRHQYPFVALNITVASECVDVNVTPDKRQIFLQEEKLLLAILKTSLINMYEAGVNKISLNYTPISSTNTTSACDLSQVFSSDDSKPGEDVKPVIQSPKSSLNLAGLKAAFSSQRSSNSQSKSGLANSGPTQKTLQLFFKGSVKPPTSTASVKCPLKPTRDLATCPPVGKSVLDGFRYGKMCSDTDNEKDSAASSCDLNTSDSYCSGLELSSHEPTVSSPSVENETFEETSDNSHTVPEDSELKPEPSTYTEDETISPNAKRARKENPNFSTKDKPKTFSNSSEEPFSLVVDAPVCLQRRKVLLQFSLQELAEKMRQLHDQHKERESGKLCYRRFRAKINPGENQSAEEELKKEISKDMFKEMEIIGQFNLGFIITKLSSDIFMIDQHATDEKYNFEMLQQHTVLQGQKLIVPQKLHLTAISENVLIENIEIFRKNGFEFLINEDAPVMERVKLVSLPTSKNWTFGPADIEELIFMLSDSPGVMCRPSRVRQMFASRACRKSVMIGTALSVNEMKKLVAHMGDIEHPWNCPHGRPTMRHLANLDIISQD